The DNA region GCATGCTCAATAGCCTCTTTTCGGACACTAATACGGCTCACTTCCGTATCTGCATTAAAACCGAGCACAATCTGGTCGATGATTTCCTCAGGATCTTCACTCCTGGGATTGTCGGAGGTGACGGTAATGATGTCGGCAAACTTCTCGGCAACTTCAGCCATCTTCGGGCGCTTGGTCTTGTCGCGATCTCCGCCACAGCCAAAAATGACGTGGAGCTTCTGTTTTTCCGTCTTCAGATCGGATAGCGTACTTAATACGTTTTCCAGGGCGTCCGGGGTATGGGCGTAATCAACCAGCACGGTCGGCTGTTTCTCAGGGTGCTCACTTTCCACGCGTTCCAGACGTCCGGCTGCACCTTTTGCATTAGCGAGTGCCCGGGCAATAGTGGTAAACTCATATCCCAGGGCTTTGCAGATAAAAATGGCTTCCGCCACGTTATAGGCATTAAAGGTGCCCACAAGAGGGGACTCAAATTCCACGCCTTCAATTTCAAGCTTCAATCCCTCAGAGGAATTGGAAATAACTTTACAATCGTACGTAATAGGTTTCTTAAAACTGAAATCAATTATTTGTGCAGGACAGTCGAGCGCCATGAACTTGCCTTGTTCATCATCCTGGTTGATCACAGCCCATGCATCTTCATTCAACCCGTCAAATAGTTTCTTCTTGGTTTTGGCGTATTCCTGCCAGCTTTCGTGATAATCGAGGTGATCGTGGCTTAAATTGGTAAAAGCGCCCACCGAAAAATCAAAACCGGCGGTTCTTTTCTGATCGATAGCGTGCGAGGAAACCTCCATGACCAGGTGAGTGGAATTGGCATCCACCATACTTCGCATATCACGAGCCAACTCTATGGGGTCGGCCGTTGTCAAAAGACTGTCGAGTACCTTGTCGTCAATGCGCTTTGCAACAGTTCCTAGTAAGGAGGGTCGCGCTCCGCCCATCTCCATAAGCAGCTGCCAGGTCAGGGTCGCAACGGTTGTTTTGCCGTTGGTACCTGTGATACCGATAATTTTCAGTTCACGGGCAGGATAACCTTCAAAAGCCTGAGCCAGCGGACCTACCAGAGAACGGGTATCCGCAACCTCAATGATGCAAACATCCTCATCAGAATAGTAGGAATCCTCACAGATGACAACAGAGGCGCCTTTGGAGATGGCATTTTCGATAAACATATGACCGTCGACCTCAAATCCTTTCACGGCAATGAAGACGGAATCTTCCCCGACCTCACGCGAATCCTGCGTAAGCGGGCCCAGCTTTTCCGGTTCCGGACCGGAAACATCCAAGGGCTTGCAAAGTTTTATGAGTTCGTTAAAGGTCAATGTTTAATCTATTTCTATTTTACTTTGTAGTTATCCAGTGAACCGGGCCAAATGGCAGCCGGCACTTGTTGATTCAGTAATTCAATGCTTTAATAAACGAGCTATTTGTACCAGGCTATTCGCCTGCAATGGTTTCCAAGGATTTTGCCTTACCGCGAACCGTCACGGTCCTTCCCTTCTTCATCATATCTCCGGGCCGCGGAAACTGAGTGTAGACGGTACCGGAACCGATCATTTTTGCCACAAATCCCTGGCTGTTGATGAGGAGAGATGCTTTACGCATGCTCATACCTCCCACATTCGGGATTACAGCGTAACTTTCCGGCACTTCCTTGGTATCGGTAGCCACTTTTGAGGCTGCCAGAGTAATAGTAATTTCGTCTCCGCGCTGCATCTCGGTACCCGGTTGAGGGTCCTGATCAACTACCCAATCACCGCTGCCTTGGGTATTAAATGCAAGAAGCTGATGCTCGAGCACGGATTCTGCCTCTTTCAGGTTCATATTCCTGACCTCCGGGGTTTTGGCCCAGAATTCTTCGGTCAGGTCACTGTTGATAATCTGCTTTTCAATTTCATTATCCAGTCCCGCGATACGCTTGGCCGTCTCCCTGAAAATGGGTCCGGCAATATACCCGCCATACGGCGGATAGGTTTGGGGTTCATCCATCACTACAAGACAGACGTACTTGGGATTCTCGGCGGGAAAGAAACCTACAAACGAAGATCGATACTCCGTCCGGTAGCGTCCTTCAATAAATTTCTGAGCGGTCCCGGTTTTCCCGGCTATAGAAAGACCTTTTACCTGTGCGTATTCGGCGGTTCCTGAATCAGACACCACGTCTTTAAATACGGGGTATAATTTCTCGATGGTTGATTTTTTTGCAATCTGGCGTACCTCAACGGGATCATGCTGCCATACCGCATTGTCCTGTGCATCGGTAATTTTTTCTACCAGGTACGGACGCATCATCCGTCCCTCATTGGCGAAAGCCGCATAAGCCTGTGCCAGTTGAATTGGGGTAACTTGTACTTCGTAGCCGATTGCCATCCAGGGCAGGGTAACCTGGCTCCATTCATACGGTTTTTGCAGGCGACCGGTTTCCTCATTGGGCATGTCTATACCGGTTGGAGTGCCGAAACCCAGATTTCTGGCATATTGGTAAAAGGAGTCTTTGCTTAGCCGCATGGCAACTTCAGCCGTAGCGACGTTGGAGGATTTGCTGATTACCTCGGGAAAGGTCAGGGTACCCAGGGGATCATGGTCGCGCATCCACTGCCCGTGAATCTGCATGGTCCCGTCTTCGGGAGTTTCGAATGTTTCATCAAAACTGACCTTGTTTTGTTCAACGGCTGCTATTGCAGCAACAAGTTTAAAAGTGGAGCCGGGTTCGATCATATCCGAAATCGCAAAATTCCTGCGGTTCTCTTGTTTTGAGGAG from Halalkalibaculum roseum includes:
- a CDS encoding UDP-N-acetylmuramoyl-L-alanyl-D-glutamate--2,6-diaminopimelate ligase; the encoded protein is MTFNELIKLCKPLDVSGPEPEKLGPLTQDSREVGEDSVFIAVKGFEVDGHMFIENAISKGASVVICEDSYYSDEDVCIIEVADTRSLVGPLAQAFEGYPARELKIIGITGTNGKTTVATLTWQLLMEMGGARPSLLGTVAKRIDDKVLDSLLTTADPIELARDMRSMVDANSTHLVMEVSSHAIDQKRTAGFDFSVGAFTNLSHDHLDYHESWQEYAKTKKKLFDGLNEDAWAVINQDDEQGKFMALDCPAQIIDFSFKKPITYDCKVISNSSEGLKLEIEGVEFESPLVGTFNAYNVAEAIFICKALGYEFTTIARALANAKGAAGRLERVESEHPEKQPTVLVDYAHTPDALENVLSTLSDLKTEKQKLHVIFGCGGDRDKTKRPKMAEVAEKFADIITVTSDNPRSEDPEEIIDQIVLGFNADTEVSRISVRKEAIEHAIAQADEHTMILIAGKGHETYQEIKGKRHDFDDRKVALEALKKRNHNSKTGEVA
- a CDS encoding peptidoglycan D,D-transpeptidase FtsI family protein, producing MMDERSAILSRMFIVFGLVLLIPCAIVLQLLRINFLEGEDLRKLWSEQAIDNISIPAQRGNIYDEDGSLLVTNSVAYKVAIDPRLSGLTRDQVRELASTLSKHTLRPASYFLRKVDRAPNRSRYVVLADNVDTEAYEAIRALNNRAVILEEEYQRRYSFGSLASHTLGFVNHELEGMIGLEKEYNDELKGKDGVQQVRRERNGSIFAYVGAPRKQPKQGNSLYTTIDSHIQAILEEELKAGIERTKSTYGSAIVMDPRTGAIKAMANYPTFNPNSPASSKQENRRNFAISDMIEPGSTFKLVAAIAAVEQNKVSFDETFETPEDGTMQIHGQWMRDHDPLGTLTFPEVISKSSNVATAEVAMRLSKDSFYQYARNLGFGTPTGIDMPNEETGRLQKPYEWSQVTLPWMAIGYEVQVTPIQLAQAYAAFANEGRMMRPYLVEKITDAQDNAVWQHDPVEVRQIAKKSTIEKLYPVFKDVVSDSGTAEYAQVKGLSIAGKTGTAQKFIEGRYRTEYRSSFVGFFPAENPKYVCLVVMDEPQTYPPYGGYIAGPIFRETAKRIAGLDNEIEKQIINSDLTEEFWAKTPEVRNMNLKEAESVLEHQLLAFNTQGSGDWVVDQDPQPGTEMQRGDEITITLAASKVATDTKEVPESYAVIPNVGGMSMRKASLLINSQGFVAKMIGSGTVYTQFPRPGDMMKKGRTVTVRGKAKSLETIAGE